Proteins from one Deinococcus misasensis DSM 22328 genomic window:
- a CDS encoding ATP-binding protein: protein MKRKGQQTLTLFTALLVVALVALFQFIAHQVLGFEDGYDHHHTLMDTTLSGLTALCGSMTTFVLLRRSNAPLERMKTYPEQALQHGEGRRVQVTYQKGSSTISDNGRGVMHHVKLGLGLQVCKTQMRLKGGDLKLQNTSKGPELKLWWT, encoded by the coding sequence ATGAAGCGCAAAGGGCAACAAACCCTCACCCTGTTCACTGCCCTCCTCGTCGTGGCACTGGTTGCCCTGTTTCAATTCATTGCCCATCAGGTGCTGGGTTTCGAAGATGGCTACGATCACCACCACACCCTGATGGACACCACCCTCTCGGGTCTGACCGCCCTGTGTGGTTCCATGACCACTTTCGTGCTCTTGCGCCGCTCAAATGCTCCGTTGGAACGCATGAAAACCTACCCTGAGCAAGCCCTGCAGCATGGAGAAGGCAGGCGGGTGCAGGTCACCTACCAGAAAGGCAGCTCCACCATTTCAGACAATGGAAGAGGCGTGATGCACCACGTGAAACTGGGGCTGGGGTTGCAGGTCTGCAAAACCCAGATGCGCTTGAAAGGTGGGGATTTGAAGTTACAAAACACCAGCAAAGGTCCAGAATTGAAGTTGTGGTGGACATGA